The genomic window ACGAAGACAAACGCAAGTTGCGAGCACTAGTACGCGAAGCTGCTAGCCGTAGTAACCTTGTATTACGCTTCCGCCCAATCAAAGATAAAAACCGGATTGAATTTTTGGTGATCGACCCACAAAGCCAACCAGCTCGTAAAACTGGCGCTCGCCGTGGCCGCCCCAAAAAGAAAAGCTAAATAGATTAAAAAAGGATGTGGCATACACCACATCCTTTTTTTGGATTTAAAAAACCCCTATGGATTAATCCACAGGGGCATTTAATTATTCAGCAGCAGTTTCAGCGGCTGGAGCTTCTTCAGCTTGTGGATAACCCAAGGTCAAAATCAAGGTTTCAACATCATCGAGAATTTCCACGGTAGCTGGCAAGCTCAAATCTTTAACCAAGATTTGTTGGCCAACTTCAGTCAAGCTGCTTGCATCAATATCAATTTGATGTGGCACATCGCCTGGCAAAGCCCGCACCCGAATCACTGATTGAACCAAGTTCAACACAGCGTTGCCACGGCTCACCAAATCGTTTTCGCCTTGCAATGCAACGTGAATATCCAATTCAACTGGCTCGTTGACATCAACAACCCGCAAGTCGGCATGGATGATCCGATTGGTGACTGAGTTGCGTTGGACTTCCAACAAGAAGGCAGCTTGGCGTTTTTGGCCAGGGATGCTCAACTCGATCAAGCCGCTATAGCCAGCTTGGTTGATCACTTTGTTAAATTCACGTTCGTCAACTTGGGCTGAGTAGGGTTCGATCCCACGGCCACAAATACCGATTGGCAAAATACCTTGGTCGCGCAAGCTTTGAACCTTTTTGCCGGTAATTTCACGCGGCTGGAGTGCCAACCGTAGAGTTTCGTTCGCCATTGCTATGCTACTCCATGTAGAGTTAAAATAATCTTAGATCGCTGCAAAACTGCGATAGTGTACCATAAAACAGGTTGTTACGCAAAAAATCAACCCAACGCCACGTTAAATGTGCGCTGGGTCGGTAGTTTTAGCGCCATTCGTTAATCAAGATAGCCACGTAATTTCTTGCCAAGGTGGGGGTGACGGAGTTTACGCAAGGCCACAGCTTCGATTTGGCGAATCCGTTCGCGGGTAATGCCAAATTCTAGCCCAACTTCTTCGAGAGTACGGTAGCGGCCATCTTTAAGGCCATAGCGCAATTGAATTATTTTGCGTTCGCGCTCAGGCAATTTTTGCAAAACTTCTTCAATTTGTTCGCGCAACATGGTCATGGCCGCAGCATCAACTGGGGTTGAAACTCGATCATCCTCAATGAAATCGCCCATGCGGCCTTCGCCTTCTTGGCCAACTGGCATTTCTAGCGAAAGTGGGTGCATCGAGGCTTCCAAGGTGCGACGCACTTTCGAGGCGGTAATGCCCATCGCTTCGGCAATTTCTTCGGGCGTTGGTTCGCGCTGCATAGTTTGTTGCAACTTATGCGACGTTCGCTTAACTTGGCTAATTGCCTCGCCCATGTGCACAGGCAAGCGGATGGTGCGGCTTTGGTCGGCGATCGCCCGCGTAATTGCCTGGCGAATCCACCACGTCGCGTAGGTTGAGAACTTATGGCCCTTGGTGTAATCGAATTTCTCGACTGCCCGCATCAAGCCAATATTGCCCTCTTGCACCAGATCCATCATGGTCAAGCCATATGAGGTATATTTTTTGGCAATCGAAACCACCAAACGCAAGTTGGCCTGAATCAAATGTTGACGAGCCGCTCGGCCAGTATCGATATGGCGTTTTAATGAAATCCGATCGCCATGTTCAAGCATGCCGTCATCTTGCAGCAACGTATCGTTGGCGGCGTGAGCCACTTCCATCTTCTTGGCCAGATCGACTTCTTCCGCCGCAGTCAGCAATGGTACTTGACCAATTTCTTGCAAGTACATGCGCACTGGGTCGTCGAGCGCAATATCCGAAAGATCAGGCAAGGCTCCGTCGAGGTCGTGATCACTATCAAGATCTAAATCGAGATCGAGGTCGGCAACGTTGGGCGCTTCATCTGCATCAACAACCTCGATCCCCGCTTCTTCGATTTGTTCGTAGAGGCTTTCGAGGGCTTCGATATTCGTTTCTGGCTCTGGCAACACGCTGAGAATGTCTTCGCGTTTGATGCGGTTTTGATTTTTTGCCGCAAGCTCCAGTAGCTTGTCAATCATTGAAATGGCTCCTCCGAGGTTGAGTCGCAGGCAAGATGTTTCTATCTAAACTAATGATCGAACGCCGCCCCCCAAGCATCGGCACGAGGCGCGGCGACAGTTTATCTATACATGCCTGAATGCTAAGGCAAATTGTGGCAATCTCATCGCGGTATTGTGCGTGCTGTGATGCCGTTGCTCGTAAGAGCAACAGCATTTAGCCACTCATTTCACTATAGCATTGTTCATAGTTGATCGTCAACCCTCTCGAAGTACTTTTTAACTAGCAATCTCCATCTTTTGACTGATCACGTTTAGGAAGAATGGATTATTGCACACTTAAAATAATTCGTCAGCTTCTTGATCGATCAGTTCTGGGGTGCGCGGTCGCAAACTTGGCCCACGTCGATTACCCTGCATCATCGCTTCATAAAAGGCTTTATCATAGGCTCGGGTACGCATCACCACTGGCATCGGCACAGCATGGCCCAACATCATGGCTTGCTGGCGCGAATCAAGCGAGGCCAACACGGTTTTCAAGCCTTTCGAGCCACCAACGCCCATAAATACCGCATCAATATCGCGATCATCGTTGAGCAAGGCGGTAATTCGCGAACCAAGTTGGCTCATCACTTCGTTATCAATCGATGATGGCCGTTGATCAACCACCAACAATGTGACCGAATACTTGCGTAATTCGCGGGCAATTTTGCCGAAAATGGTTTGCTTGGCCAAGCTGGGTGTAAGAAAATTATGCGCTTCCTCAATCGTAATCATCAGTTGCGGCGGTTTATCGCTCGATTTTTTTGTGGCAAGGAAGGTTTCGGTACGCCGCACCCATTCATCATAAATCAGGCGCGTCAGAATATTTGAAACCAACATATAGGCCAATTCACTGCGATATTGACCAAACTCTACCACTACATTTTTACCAGCCAACAAGGCATCAATAATTTGGCGAATTGATGATTGGCTCGATTTGCGAGTGACAAATTTGAGTTGCTCAAGCTGGGCTAATTTGCGCGAAAGTGCCGACATCGATGACATATTCGCGCCAGTCGATTCGACAAATTCCTTGAGTTGTTCTGTATCTAATTCACGCAGTTTTTGAATCCAATCGTCGCCAAAACGCTGAGCACAAATAAAGGCCGATTCTGCCGCAGTCGGATTGAGATTCAGCGCATCTTGCAATAATAAAATATCATCAACCCGAATTTCATTCAGGCCAATCGTAATATCACCATCGTATTTTACTCCGCGCCGCCGTGACGACTCAGGATCAAGCGTGTAGATATAGACTTGGCCAGGAAAAAGCTGTGCTAAGCCCTTAACTTCTTGAATCTTATCCTCGGTTGTACCGCTCCAGCCATATTCGGAGTGCATATCAAAAATCAAATTACTCGCAGCATTATGTTTAATTACGCCGCATAATAATAAACGCGTTAAGAATGATTTACCTGTGCCCGATTTACCAAACACACCATTCGAACGCTCAACAAAGCGCTCAAGATCGATACAGACTGGGACATCCATATCCAAAGGCGTGCCCATTTGAAACTTGCCATCGCCCTCAGCCCCAAACACCAAGCCAAAATCATCCTCGCTGGCCTCGTAAATTGGCGCAAAATGGGCAGGAATAGTCTTAACTGGGCGGGGTGTTTCGAGTGAATCTTCGGGCAACATCAATTGAGGGGTTAATTTAAATGTGCCATAGGTGTTACGCCCAGCCAAAATCTCACGCAACAACGGGTGCTCATCATCCGGCGGATCAGCCAAAATCGAAAGGCTAGTAGCGGCCAGTTGCACATCGGTCAACATTGAAAAAAAGCGGTTTTGGCGGCCTTGCACCACCATAAATTGACCAACGCGCAAACGCTCAATTTCGTAGCGTTCATCTAAACGGGCGGTTAGGCCTTCCAATAATGAGCCACTGGTTACTAGCCCAATCCGTGTTGCATGTGCCATACTCAAAAACTCCGTACAAACTCGGTACCTCATTTTAGCACATCTGCGCGACTGCAACAATGCAGGTTTGCTGGTCAGGGTTTGATCCACGAAGAGCACGAAGACTGAAACCACGAAGGCCACGAAGAGCGCGAAGGGTTCTATTCCCAAAGCTTCATCCCTCATCCTTTTATGCCTCATCCTTTTATGCCTCTGCGTTAAAACGTTACTCCTTTTTTGACTTTTGATTTCTGTCTTTTGCCTTGACTTGGCTTACATCTTGCTAGAAGCGTGGAGCCTTTTTCAAACTACGGTTGATCGCTACGATACAATAGAGTCAAAGCCGATCAACAAGTTAAGAGCAGTATCGCCGCTTGGTGCAAGGAGCAATGAGCTTATGCAAGCACATGCCGGTCAATCGCTGATTCAACTTCAGCAGGTGACAAAGCGTTTTGGCGATCGCGACGTGGTGCGCGATGTTTCATGGAATATTCAGCCTGGCGAGATTTTTGGCATCGTCGGGCCATCGGGCTGTGGTAAAACCACCACAGTGCGCTTGATGACGGGCGTTTATATCCCAACAACTGGCTCAGTCAGCGTATTGGGCAAAAATCCCGCCACATTCAATGCCCGCGATCGCGAGCAACTGGGTTATATGCCGCAACTCTTCGTACTATACCCCAACCTGAATGTGATTGAAAATATGCGCTTTGCCGCTTCGATGTATGGCGTTTCGCTAACCAAGCGTCGTAAACGGATCGACGAATTATTGAACTTTGTCGAGCTGGATCAAGCCCGTCGTACATTGGCTGGCAATATTTCGGGCGGGATGCAACGGCGTTTACAATTAGCTGCTGCCTTGGTGCATGAGCCAGAATTATTATTTGTTGATGAGCCAACCGCTGGCATCGATCCAGTGCTGCGTGGCCGCTTCTGGGATCAATTTCAAGAACTCAAGGCTATGGGCAAATCGCTGGTCGTCACCACCCAATATGTCAATGAGGTTGCCTATTGTGATCGGGTGGCCGTGATGCGCGATGGCCAATTATTGCTGGTCGATACGCCCGATGGCTTGCGCCGCCGCGCCTTAGGCAGCGACGTGCTGACAATTCGGGTTGATGCTGATGATCTACGCAGTGCCGTGCGAATTTTGAGCCGCCACCAATTGGTGTTGGGGATTGAACGGCCACACAATGCACCGCTGGGCAGCATGATGGTCTATGTTGACGATGCCAGCACAGCGTTGCCTGAATTGCTGGCCGCCCTCGCCACCGACCCAACCATCGATACCCGCCAAGTTGGCGAATATAACCCACCATTCGACGATATTTTCATCACCTTGATGGAACGGCTTGAGCAACCAGAGACCAAGGAGCAGAGCAATGGTTAAAGATTTAGTGCGCATCTTTGCGTTCTGTGCCAAAGAATTAAATGCAGTGCGGCGACAACCCTTGCTTTTGGTTGGCTTGATCATCGGGCCATTTTTGATTCTCTCGCTGTTTGGGGTCGGCTATCAAGGCGAGCAACCAAAATTGCGCACGGGCATCGTCGTGCCACCAGGCCATCGCGACGATCCCCAAGTAACGGAATTGCTCAAGCGCATCAGCAATACCTTTGTGATCGATCCACAGCGGCATATCTATGAAAGTGAGGAGCCAGCCGTCGCAGCGCTCAACAACGACGAGCTAGATTTGGTCGAAATTTTCCCGCTGGAGATGACCACAGTCTACTCTACGGGCAAGGCAGTTGATATTCGCTTTATCTATAGCGAAGTTGACCCATTGCTACGCTCGTGGATTGAATATCTTTCGTATACCCAAATTAATGAGCTGAACAAAGGCATGTTGTTTAGCGTGGTTGGCCAGAGCCAGCAGCAAATTGGCACATTGCGCGATTATGTCAGCGATGCTCGCCAGCAAATTAGCCAATTGCGCGAACAACTCAACAGCAACAAACGCGACGAAGCTCGCCAAACTATCAAAACATTACGCGAATCGGGAGCTTTGCAATTAATTGCCTTATCGATGACCCAAAATGGAGCCAGCGAAACCAGCAGCTCAACCCAAAGCCTTAGCTCATTCCAAGCCTCGCTCGATAGTCTTGATCGCGATTTGGCCGCAGGCGGAACCTTGGAGCAGCAAGATCAGAAATTAGCGGAACTCGATACACGGCTCGGTGAGCTTGATCAACAGGCTGATCGGGTTCAAGCCATCGATCCGGCAGTCGTTGTTTCGCCATTACGCTCGGTTGCCAACAATCTTGCGCCAATCGAAAGCCTTGGCGATATCACCAAAGATCCCGCGACGGCCTATGTACGTTTTTATACCCCAGCAGTGCTAGCGCTTTTGCTGCAACATATGATGGTGACCTTAGCAGGGTTGTCGCTAGTACGCGAGTTGCAACAAGGCTCACTTGAAATGTTTCGGGTCTCGCCGCTCTCAGCCTTCCAAACCTTGATTGGCAAATATGCCAGTTACACAATTTTGGCAGCAGTGATTGTCAGTGTGTTGGTCTCGTTAATGGTGTTTGGGCTAGGCGTGCCTTTCTACACAGGCCAATTGCTCAATTTCGCCTTATTGACATTTATGCTGACCATCGCCTCGCTAGGTATTGGCTTTTTCATCTCATCGGTGGTCAGCACTGATAGCCAAGCAGTCCAATTCTCGATGTTGGTATTGCTCATGTCGGTTTTCTTTAGCGGCTTCTTCATCTCGCTAAAATCGTTTTTGCCGTTTGTGCAGAATATTGCTCGTGGCTTGCCCGTCACCCATGGCATTGCCAATTATCAACAAATTATGTTGCTCAACCGTGCACCAGCGGCTAGCACCTATATTTGGCTTGGTGGAATAGCCTTGGTATCCTTTTTGCTTAGTTGGTTGATATTCAGTCGTCAATTTCAACGCAAATAGCGACATCGTTTATCAAGCACATAAGTTGGAGGAAACGCAATGCTTGGACATTTCTTCAAAAGTATTTGGATGGCTGCCAAATATTTCCTGTTGGGGCTAGCAACCGCCGCCCTAACTGCGCCACAAACTGGTGCTGAAAGCCGTCAACTCTTGAAAAAACGCATCTTGGGCTTGTTTGATCAAACGCTGCCAACCACCCCCAGCTCGATCGAACATAGCGACCACGGTGCGGCGGCCCTCGATAAACAAGAATATTGGCAAAATGGTGCTGAAAAGCACGCTGTATTGTAAGGAGGGCTAGCGCTATGTTTCCATTAGGCGACGATAACTCCAAACTACGGCGGCGCGGCTATGTAACCTATGGCCTGATTGCGCTCAATGTGTTGGTATTCTTGTATGAATTTTCATTGGGCAGCGAAAGCCAAGCCTTGCAAGATTTTATTATGACATGGGGCGCAGTACCCGAACGGATTGCTGCTGGCGATGGCCTGATCACCTTATTGACTTCGATGTTTTTGCACGGTGGTTGGGCACACTTAATTGGTAATATGCTGTTTCTGTTTGTTTTTGGCGATAATGTTGAAGATGCCTTTGGCCATGTCAAATACTTAGCTTTTTATCTGATTACTGGATTAATCGCTACGGCGGCACACATTCTGCTTAATCTCAATTCAGCTAGCGCTGGAATTCCCAGCGTCGGTGCATCAGGGGCAATTTCGGGTGTGCTCGGAGCCTATATCGTCATGTTTCGCAGCAATTCGGTCAAAGTCTTGCTCGGACGTTTCGTTCAAACGGTTCCTGCTTGGATGATGATTGGTTTGTGGGCAGTGCAGCAATTTATTGCAACGTTTGCCACAATCACCACAACTAGCCAAACCAGCGGCGGTGTCGCCTATGCTGCTCACGCTGGTGGGTTCATCGCTGGGGTTGTGATTGGCTTTGTGCTAAGCCGCATCCAACCAGCTCCGCAATTAGCCCAGCGCCGTAAAGCCTAATTAATTTGGAGGAATTGATAATGAGCAATCACGAAAACAATCATGATGAACGCGGTTTCGGCGAAAAAGCCAAAGATTTTATTCAAAATTTGTTTGATCGCGATGAAACGCCAAATGAGCAACCAACAACCGAAGAATCAAACAAGCCACGCGATCGCGGAATTACTGAATACACCAAAGATTTTGTTAGCAATGTTTTTGGCAATGATCGTGGCTACGAACGGCGTGAAGAAGGCGAAGCGAATACTCCTCACGATCGTGGTATCGTTGAATATACCAAGGATTTCGTGGGCGGCTTAGTTGGTCGTGATCGCGATGAAGATCCAACCAACACCGCAGTTGAAAAAGCTCGCGAGCAAAACGAACGTCAACAAGGCCAATAAATTTAATTGAGCCAAAAAGCAACGCAATCGGTTAGCATCGATTGCGTTGTTTGTTTAATGGTGTAAAAGCAGATCAATCACCTGCACTGCCATTGCTTCGTGCAATGGCTCGCCCGTCACGAGTAAACGCAAGAAAAATGGTCCAATCAACATCTCCAGAAAAATTTGGGCATTAATTGTGGCTGACAATTCGCCGCGAGCGATCGCTCGTTCAACCAATACTGCAAATTGATCGACCCAAATGCCCCAGACTGCTTGACGTGCTTCAGCTGCCTCGGCCAAATTTGAAACGTCAACACAAGCCCGACCAAGTGCTTCACCCTCTGGCGATTGTAAATAGCGTACCAAACTAGGCAAAAAGCTCAAGACATCCTCGCGAAACGAGCCAGTATCAGGGTTTGGCACATGCTGATCAAACAAGGCGAGCA from Chloroflexota bacterium includes these protein-coding regions:
- a CDS encoding TetR/AcrR family transcriptional regulator — protein: MKSEPSEGADEPNVYQSLLHRQRPGGRSAKVHAAVLQATGELLFEQGYAQLRIADVAQRAGVHETSIYRRWKTKAMLVADTVLALFDQHVPNPDTGSFREDVLSFLPSLVRYLQSPEGEALGRACVDVSNLAEAAEARQAVWGIWVDQFAVLVERAIARGELSATINAQIFLEMLIGPFFLRLLVTGEPLHEAMAVQVIDLLLHH
- a CDS encoding DUF87 domain-containing protein; protein product: MAHATRIGLVTSGSLLEGLTARLDERYEIERLRVGQFMVVQGRQNRFFSMLTDVQLAATSLSILADPPDDEHPLLREILAGRNTYGTFKLTPQLMLPEDSLETPRPVKTIPAHFAPIYEASEDDFGLVFGAEGDGKFQMGTPLDMDVPVCIDLERFVERSNGVFGKSGTGKSFLTRLLLCGVIKHNAASNLIFDMHSEYGWSGTTEDKIQEVKGLAQLFPGQVYIYTLDPESSRRRGVKYDGDITIGLNEIRVDDILLLQDALNLNPTAAESAFICAQRFGDDWIQKLRELDTEQLKEFVESTGANMSSMSALSRKLAQLEQLKFVTRKSSQSSIRQIIDALLAGKNVVVEFGQYRSELAYMLVSNILTRLIYDEWVRRTETFLATKKSSDKPPQLMITIEEAHNFLTPSLAKQTIFGKIARELRKYSVTLLVVDQRPSSIDNEVMSQLGSRITALLNDDRDIDAVFMGVGGSKGLKTVLASLDSRQQAMMLGHAVPMPVVMRTRAYDKAFYEAMMQGNRRGPSLRPRTPELIDQEADELF
- the rpoD gene encoding RNA polymerase sigma factor RpoD, with the translated sequence MIDKLLELAAKNQNRIKREDILSVLPEPETNIEALESLYEQIEEAGIEVVDADEAPNVADLDLDLDLDSDHDLDGALPDLSDIALDDPVRMYLQEIGQVPLLTAAEEVDLAKKMEVAHAANDTLLQDDGMLEHGDRISLKRHIDTGRAARQHLIQANLRLVVSIAKKYTSYGLTMMDLVQEGNIGLMRAVEKFDYTKGHKFSTYATWWIRQAITRAIADQSRTIRLPVHMGEAISQVKRTSHKLQQTMQREPTPEEIAEAMGITASKVRRTLEASMHPLSLEMPVGQEGEGRMGDFIEDDRVSTPVDAAAMTMLREQIEEVLQKLPERERKIIQLRYGLKDGRYRTLEEVGLEFGITRERIRQIEAVALRKLRHPHLGKKLRGYLD
- a CDS encoding ABC transporter permease; translated protein: MVKDLVRIFAFCAKELNAVRRQPLLLVGLIIGPFLILSLFGVGYQGEQPKLRTGIVVPPGHRDDPQVTELLKRISNTFVIDPQRHIYESEEPAVAALNNDELDLVEIFPLEMTTVYSTGKAVDIRFIYSEVDPLLRSWIEYLSYTQINELNKGMLFSVVGQSQQQIGTLRDYVSDARQQISQLREQLNSNKRDEARQTIKTLRESGALQLIALSMTQNGASETSSSTQSLSSFQASLDSLDRDLAAGGTLEQQDQKLAELDTRLGELDQQADRVQAIDPAVVVSPLRSVANNLAPIESLGDITKDPATAYVRFYTPAVLALLLQHMMVTLAGLSLVRELQQGSLEMFRVSPLSAFQTLIGKYASYTILAAVIVSVLVSLMVFGLGVPFYTGQLLNFALLTFMLTIASLGIGFFISSVVSTDSQAVQFSMLVLLMSVFFSGFFISLKSFLPFVQNIARGLPVTHGIANYQQIMLLNRAPAASTYIWLGGIALVSFLLSWLIFSRQFQRK
- a CDS encoding ABC transporter ATP-binding protein, translating into MQAHAGQSLIQLQQVTKRFGDRDVVRDVSWNIQPGEIFGIVGPSGCGKTTTVRLMTGVYIPTTGSVSVLGKNPATFNARDREQLGYMPQLFVLYPNLNVIENMRFAASMYGVSLTKRRKRIDELLNFVELDQARRTLAGNISGGMQRRLQLAAALVHEPELLFVDEPTAGIDPVLRGRFWDQFQELKAMGKSLVVTTQYVNEVAYCDRVAVMRDGQLLLVDTPDGLRRRALGSDVLTIRVDADDLRSAVRILSRHQLVLGIERPHNAPLGSMMVYVDDASTALPELLAALATDPTIDTRQVGEYNPPFDDIFITLMERLEQPETKEQSNG
- a CDS encoding rhomboid family intramembrane serine protease; amino-acid sequence: MFPLGDDNSKLRRRGYVTYGLIALNVLVFLYEFSLGSESQALQDFIMTWGAVPERIAAGDGLITLLTSMFLHGGWAHLIGNMLFLFVFGDNVEDAFGHVKYLAFYLITGLIATAAHILLNLNSASAGIPSVGASGAISGVLGAYIVMFRSNSVKVLLGRFVQTVPAWMMIGLWAVQQFIATFATITTTSQTSGGVAYAAHAGGFIAGVVIGFVLSRIQPAPQLAQRRKA
- a CDS encoding 50S ribosomal protein L25; protein product: MANETLRLALQPREITGKKVQSLRDQGILPIGICGRGIEPYSAQVDEREFNKVINQAGYSGLIELSIPGQKRQAAFLLEVQRNSVTNRIIHADLRVVDVNEPVELDIHVALQGENDLVSRGNAVLNLVQSVIRVRALPGDVPHQIDIDASSLTEVGQQILVKDLSLPATVEILDDVETLILTLGYPQAEEAPAAETAAE